A genome region from Arachidicoccus soli includes the following:
- a CDS encoding cation diffusion facilitator family transporter yields MDTARQNYKVQKWICGLSVVLFIAKLIAWYLTNSLAILSDALESIVNVMAGFIGLFSLYVAAKPRDTDHPYGHGKAEFISAAAEGAMIIGAGILILYQTVQSYLQKSVVGQLDTGLILVVSTAIINYIAGYICLKIGRQNNSLALQSSGKHLQIDTYTTFGIVLGLIIILLTKIYWLDKVIALGIGIMVIYNGYRILRKSLAGIMDEADMKLLHQMVILLNTNRRENWIDIHNFRIIKYGPLLHVDCHLTLPWYLNLKEAQIELDIFSELIKSKFGDALEMFVHTDDCRPPKSCTICTKMDCEVRQYPFQQKLEWTLENILANKQHSISC; encoded by the coding sequence ATGGATACAGCTAGACAAAATTACAAGGTACAGAAATGGATTTGCGGTCTATCCGTTGTGTTATTTATTGCCAAATTGATCGCTTGGTATTTAACTAATTCATTAGCTATTCTCTCTGATGCTCTGGAAAGTATTGTGAATGTAATGGCGGGTTTTATTGGACTTTTCAGCTTATATGTAGCTGCTAAGCCACGTGATACGGATCATCCTTATGGTCATGGAAAAGCTGAATTTATTTCTGCGGCCGCAGAAGGTGCGATGATTATTGGCGCAGGCATATTAATTTTATATCAAACTGTACAAAGCTATCTGCAAAAATCTGTAGTTGGACAATTGGACACCGGGTTAATTTTGGTAGTTTCCACAGCCATTATCAATTATATTGCAGGCTATATTTGTTTGAAAATTGGCCGCCAAAACAATTCTTTAGCACTCCAATCGAGTGGCAAACACCTGCAAATAGATACCTATACTACGTTTGGAATCGTATTGGGATTGATCATTATACTACTTACAAAAATTTATTGGCTGGATAAAGTTATTGCACTAGGCATTGGTATAATGGTAATTTATAATGGATATAGAATTCTTCGAAAATCTTTGGCTGGTATCATGGACGAAGCAGATATGAAATTATTGCACCAAATGGTTATTCTACTGAATACCAATCGCCGCGAAAATTGGATTGATATTCATAACTTCCGTATTATAAAATATGGCCCTCTTTTACATGTAGACTGTCATTTAACTTTACCTTGGTATCTAAATTTAAAAGAAGCGCAAATTGAGTTGGATATATTTAGCGAACTCATTAAATCAAAATTCGGCGATGCCCTTGAGATGTTTGTGCACACAGATGATTGCCGGCCACCAAAGAGTTGTACAATATGTACAAAAATGGATTGCGAAGTTCGGCAATATCCCTTTCAGCAGAAACTAGAATGGACACTGGAAAATATTTTGGCCAATAAACAACATTCAATATCATGCTGA
- a CDS encoding dipeptidase produces MQQWKDYQEKNKQRFLDELLELLRIPSISAKPENKNDMVSCAEKVKQRLEEAGAQKVEIFSTKGHPVVFGEIKVDDSKPTVLVYGHYDVQPVEPLELWHSGPFDPVIKDGKIYARGSADDKGQFYMHIKALETMVKTNSVPLNIKFIIEGEEEVGSDNLEPFLEAHKDLLKADVVLISDTSMISLDTPSLDTGVRGLSYIEVEITGPNRDLHSGVYGGAVANPITILAQMIASLHDENNHITIPGFYDDVQVLSEEERTKLNKAPFDESEYKNELGVKELWGEKGYTTLERTGVRPTLELNGIWGGYMGEGSKTVLPANAHAKISCRLVPGQDHHKMTDLLIKHLEKITPNCVRIKAFAHHGGNPYVTPIDSIEYKAAEKAIEATFGKAPIPVRGGGSIPITSLFESILNCKTIFMGFGLDNDNLHSPNEKYNVENYYKGIETIPYFHKFYADLKK; encoded by the coding sequence ATGCAACAATGGAAAGACTATCAAGAAAAAAATAAACAAAGGTTTTTAGATGAATTACTGGAATTACTGCGTATTCCTAGCATTAGTGCTAAGCCTGAAAATAAAAACGATATGGTTTCTTGCGCCGAAAAAGTAAAGCAAAGATTGGAAGAAGCAGGTGCACAAAAAGTAGAAATATTCTCTACAAAAGGGCATCCAGTTGTTTTTGGAGAAATAAAAGTAGACGACAGCAAACCTACGGTTTTGGTTTATGGGCATTACGATGTACAACCAGTTGAACCGCTGGAACTATGGCACAGCGGTCCTTTTGATCCGGTAATAAAAGATGGGAAAATATACGCGCGTGGTTCTGCCGACGATAAGGGGCAGTTTTATATGCATATAAAGGCTTTGGAAACAATGGTGAAAACGAATTCTGTCCCACTTAATATTAAATTCATTATCGAAGGAGAGGAAGAAGTGGGCTCCGACAATCTTGAACCATTTTTAGAAGCGCATAAAGATTTGTTGAAAGCCGATGTTGTATTGATTTCCGATACATCCATGATAAGTTTAGATACACCAAGTTTGGACACAGGCGTTCGTGGATTAAGTTATATTGAAGTAGAAATCACTGGTCCGAATCGTGATCTACATAGTGGCGTGTACGGCGGTGCTGTGGCAAATCCTATCACGATTTTGGCCCAAATGATTGCTAGTTTGCACGATGAAAATAATCACATTACGATCCCTGGATTTTATGATGATGTACAGGTTTTGTCAGAAGAAGAACGCACAAAATTGAACAAAGCGCCTTTCGATGAAAGTGAATACAAAAATGAATTGGGTGTAAAAGAATTGTGGGGTGAAAAGGGCTATACGACTTTGGAAAGGACCGGTGTGCGGCCAACGCTTGAATTGAATGGTATTTGGGGCGGTTATATGGGTGAAGGTTCTAAAACAGTTTTGCCTGCTAATGCTCATGCCAAAATAAGTTGTCGCTTGGTTCCGGGTCAGGATCATCATAAAATGACCGATTTATTGATAAAGCATTTGGAGAAAATAACACCGAATTGTGTAAGGATTAAAGCTTTTGCCCATCACGGTGGAAATCCTTATGTAACACCGATTGACAGCATTGAGTATAAGGCAGCTGAAAAAGCGATTGAAGCGACTTTTGGAAAAGCCCCTATCCCTGTTCGTGGGGGTGGTAGTATTCCTATTACATCTTTATTTGAAAGTATTCTCAATTGTAAAACAATATTTATGGGCTTTGGTTTAGACAATGATAATCTGCACAGCCCAAATGAAAAATACAATGTTGAAAATTATTACAAAGGCATAGAAACAATTCCATATTTCCATAAGTTTTATGCAGACTTGAAAAAATAA
- a CDS encoding RNA-binding S4 domain-containing protein, whose amino-acid sequence MDEKLRIDKYLWAIRLFKTRSQAGDACDKGKVKLLGNNVKSAKTVNVGDEYDVKTEARRWVIRVTGLLPKRVAYSEAIKFYEDITPPEALDKVTFNAPSFHTGKRQSKIGRPTKQQRRDLDEYLENEN is encoded by the coding sequence ATGGACGAGAAATTAAGAATAGATAAATATTTATGGGCAATACGTTTATTCAAAACGCGTAGCCAGGCAGGAGATGCTTGTGATAAAGGGAAAGTAAAACTCCTCGGTAATAATGTAAAATCTGCTAAAACTGTAAATGTAGGCGATGAATATGATGTAAAAACGGAGGCGAGAAGATGGGTGATAAGGGTTACGGGTTTATTACCCAAGCGTGTGGCTTATTCCGAAGCGATAAAGTTTTATGAAGATATTACACCTCCTGAAGCATTGGACAAGGTTACTTTTAATGCGCCAAGTTTTCATACGGGAAAAAGACAAAGTAAAATCGGTAGGCCAACAAAGCAGCAAAGGAGAGATTTGGATGAATATTTGGAAAATGAAAATTAA
- the bla gene encoding BlaB/IND/MUS family subclass B1 metallo-beta-lactamase translates to MILKKLFLLFCLSLMFLTAFSQKKMPALFIKHLTGNFYTYVSYGRYKGEPTPANGMYLVTNKGVVLFDTPWEDQYYQPLLDSIRVRHHKRVIMCISTHYHKDRTGGLKYYASKGIETYTTCLTDSLCIIHQMPRAKYLIAKDTVFNIDGNIFQTYSPGAGHTLDNIVLWFPKEKILYGGCFIKSTEDDNLGFTGDGNIKQWAVSIHHVKEKFPNPKYIIVGHNDYADLHSIDHTLKMVNDYNETHK, encoded by the coding sequence ATGATTCTTAAAAAATTATTTCTTCTATTTTGCCTCTCTCTGATGTTTCTTACTGCTTTTTCTCAAAAGAAAATGCCTGCATTATTTATTAAACATCTTACCGGAAATTTTTATACTTATGTAAGCTATGGGAGATATAAAGGCGAGCCGACGCCTGCAAACGGAATGTATTTGGTTACAAACAAAGGCGTTGTATTGTTTGATACGCCTTGGGAGGACCAATATTATCAGCCTTTGTTGGACAGTATCCGGGTTCGGCACCACAAAAGAGTGATAATGTGTATCTCTACACATTATCATAAAGACAGGACAGGTGGGCTAAAATATTATGCTAGTAAGGGAATTGAGACTTATACGACTTGTCTTACAGATTCTTTATGCATTATCCATCAAATGCCCCGGGCAAAATATTTAATTGCAAAGGATACAGTATTTAATATTGATGGGAATATTTTTCAGACTTATTCCCCGGGTGCTGGACATACTTTGGATAATATTGTTCTTTGGTTTCCGAAAGAAAAAATATTATATGGCGGATGTTTTATAAAAAGTACAGAGGATGATAATCTCGGTTTTACTGGAGATGGAAATATCAAACAATGGGCAGTCTCTATTCATCATGTAAAAGAGAAATTTCCTAACCCGAAATATATTATCGTGGGGCATAATGATTACGCTGATTTGCATTCAATAGACCATACGCTGAAAATGGTAAATGATTATAATGAAACACATAAATAA
- a CDS encoding YcxB family protein, which yields MNNFSITTQLSQKEYCRLFVRLSYKQRLYQIITIMGVLLLILSVFRFFTTSIVSERTQWFLFCFSVYCLVLFPLIVWLRAKRIYKSNKGLQSTIHYTFGETGLTLNASGIESKFEWKDFSKVQQTSEFILLFGYNRAAYFIKLKDLTQEQIDFIKTKITKK from the coding sequence ATGAACAATTTTTCTATTACGACGCAGCTCTCACAAAAAGAGTATTGCAGACTTTTCGTGCGGTTAAGCTACAAACAAAGACTGTATCAGATTATTACGATTATGGGCGTTTTGCTGTTGATTTTATCTGTCTTCCGTTTTTTTACAACTAGTATTGTTTCTGAACGCACACAATGGTTTCTATTTTGTTTTAGCGTTTATTGCTTAGTACTCTTCCCTTTAATTGTGTGGTTAAGAGCAAAGAGAATTTATAAAAGTAATAAAGGCTTACAAAGCACGATTCATTACACTTTCGGTGAAACTGGATTGACATTAAATGCAAGCGGAATAGAGTCGAAGTTTGAATGGAAAGATTTTAGTAAAGTGCAGCAGACAAGTGAATTCATTTTATTATTTGGTTACAACCGTGCGGCCTATTTTATCAAGCTAAAAGATTTGACGCAAGAGCAGATAGATTTTATAAAAACAAAGATTACTAAGAAGTAA
- the trmD gene encoding tRNA (guanosine(37)-N1)-methyltransferase TrmD: protein MHIDIITVVPELLESPLSHSIMKRAQDKNLLTVQTHNLREWALNKYGQVDDYQFGGGAGMVMMCEPLANAIEHLQKKKTYDEIIYMSPDGERFNQRVANSLSLKDNLLIICGHYKGIDERIRQHFVTKEISIGDYVLSGGEIAASVVVDAIGRLLPGVLNDETSALTDSFQDNLLAPPVYTRPAEFRGWKVPEILLTGNPKLIEEWRFEQSLERTKARRPDLLEE, encoded by the coding sequence ATGCACATAGATATTATCACCGTAGTCCCAGAATTACTGGAGAGTCCTTTGTCACACAGTATTATGAAACGTGCACAGGATAAAAATTTGCTGACGGTGCAAACACATAATCTTCGGGAGTGGGCATTAAATAAATACGGGCAGGTAGATGATTATCAGTTTGGTGGCGGTGCAGGAATGGTAATGATGTGCGAACCGCTGGCGAATGCTATTGAACACTTGCAGAAGAAGAAGACTTACGACGAAATTATTTATATGTCTCCTGATGGAGAGCGCTTTAACCAGCGTGTTGCCAACAGTCTGTCTTTAAAAGATAACTTACTAATTATTTGTGGGCATTACAAAGGTATTGATGAACGTATTCGTCAGCATTTTGTGACCAAAGAAATTTCTATTGGTGACTATGTTTTAAGTGGTGGAGAAATTGCCGCAAGTGTGGTGGTTGATGCTATCGGTCGCTTATTGCCCGGCGTATTGAACGATGAGACTTCGGCCTTAACCGATTCTTTTCAAGATAACCTTTTAGCGCCACCAGTATATACACGTCCTGCTGAATTCAGAGGGTGGAAGGTCCCGGAGATTTTGCTAACAGGTAATCCAAAATTGATTGAAGAATGGCGATTCGAACAATCCTTAGAAAGGACAAAAGCCAGAAGACCTGATTTGTTGGAGGAATAG